A window of the Streptomyces sp. Ag109_O5-10 genome harbors these coding sequences:
- a CDS encoding response regulator transcription factor, which translates to MTTEPPISLLIVDDHPVVRDGLRGMFESAPGFTVVGEASDGAEAVTLAGTLDPDVVLMDLRMPGGGGVDAIRELTRRGARAKVLVLTTYDTDSDTLPAIEAGATGYLLKDAPREELFTAVRAAAQGRTVLSPAVASRLVSAVRTPAAPANEPLSAREREVLALVARGTSNREIARELFISEATVKTHLTHLYAKLGVNDRAAAVATGYQRGILG; encoded by the coding sequence ATGACAACTGAGCCCCCGATCTCGCTGCTCATCGTCGACGACCACCCGGTGGTCCGCGACGGCCTGCGCGGCATGTTCGAGTCCGCCCCCGGCTTCACGGTCGTCGGCGAGGCGTCCGACGGCGCCGAGGCCGTCACGCTCGCCGGCACCCTCGACCCCGACGTGGTCCTCATGGACCTCCGCATGCCGGGCGGCGGCGGAGTCGACGCCATCCGCGAACTGACCCGGCGCGGCGCCCGTGCCAAGGTCCTCGTCCTCACCACGTACGACACCGACTCCGACACCCTCCCCGCGATCGAGGCGGGCGCGACCGGCTACCTCCTCAAGGACGCCCCGCGCGAGGAACTCTTCACCGCCGTCCGCGCCGCCGCCCAGGGCCGCACCGTCCTCTCCCCGGCCGTCGCCTCCCGCCTGGTCTCCGCCGTCCGCACCCCCGCCGCCCCCGCCAACGAGCCCCTCTCCGCCCGCGAACGCGAGGTCCTGGCCCTGGTCGCCCGGGGCACCTCCAACCGCGAGATCGCCCGCGAACTCTTCATCAGCGAGGCCACGGTCAAAACCCACCTCACCCACCTCTACGCCAAACTCGGCGTCAACGACCGCGCGGCCGCGGTGGCGACGGGGTACCAGCGGGGGATTCTGGGCTAG
- a CDS encoding sensor histidine kinase, with product MTADDNRIDRRWEQLHTWGPYGFLAVSIVLGVVSADPGTPRSTWLTAWSLVGAAVLLQLWWHSTRSRRTDRGRTPSAAGSAYYALRWALAFVLTWLSPFFAFYAASGYMDADELLPRRWRRLGLLASAVTVAGAQTGGMPLRSLLQWLLFGVLLVANSVLQVGVAHLTEQEKQRSLERTETIAALRQALDENAALHAQLLLQAREAGVADERRRLAAEIHDTIAQGLAGIIAQLQVVANTPDPALAEDHVGRALALARHSLGEARRSVHNLAPVALEHDGLPEALRKTVAEWSERTGVRAEFTVTGTAEQLHEEVAATLLRIVQEALSNAARHAHASRVGVTLSFLGDFPGGEVILDIRDDGTGFDLLAVPARSRAGGFGLDGMRARAERIAGSLTVESEPGLGTALSARVPLVRHDN from the coding sequence ATGACCGCCGACGACAACCGGATCGACCGGCGCTGGGAGCAGCTGCACACCTGGGGGCCGTACGGGTTCCTCGCTGTCAGCATCGTCCTCGGGGTCGTCTCCGCCGACCCCGGCACCCCCCGGTCGACGTGGCTGACCGCCTGGTCCCTGGTCGGCGCCGCGGTCCTGCTCCAGCTGTGGTGGCACAGCACGCGGTCCCGCCGCACCGACCGCGGCCGTACGCCCTCCGCGGCCGGGAGCGCGTACTACGCGCTCCGCTGGGCCCTCGCCTTCGTGCTCACCTGGCTCAGCCCGTTCTTCGCGTTCTACGCCGCCTCCGGTTACATGGACGCCGACGAGCTGCTGCCGCGCCGGTGGCGGCGGCTGGGGCTGCTGGCGAGCGCCGTCACCGTGGCCGGCGCGCAGACGGGCGGGATGCCGCTGCGCAGCCTGCTCCAGTGGCTGCTGTTCGGCGTGCTGCTGGTCGCCAACTCCGTTCTCCAGGTCGGGGTCGCCCACCTCACCGAGCAGGAGAAGCAGCGGTCCCTCGAACGCACCGAGACCATCGCCGCGCTGCGCCAGGCCCTCGACGAGAACGCGGCGCTGCACGCCCAGCTCCTCCTCCAGGCCCGGGAGGCCGGGGTCGCCGACGAGCGGCGCCGGCTCGCCGCCGAGATCCACGACACCATCGCGCAGGGCCTGGCCGGGATCATCGCCCAGCTCCAGGTCGTCGCCAACACCCCCGATCCGGCGTTGGCCGAGGACCACGTGGGCCGCGCCCTCGCGCTGGCCCGGCACAGCCTGGGGGAGGCCCGCCGCTCCGTGCACAACCTGGCCCCGGTCGCCCTGGAGCACGACGGGCTGCCCGAGGCGCTGCGGAAGACGGTCGCCGAGTGGAGCGAACGGACGGGCGTACGCGCCGAGTTCACCGTCACCGGCACCGCCGAGCAACTTCACGAGGAGGTCGCGGCCACCCTTCTGCGCATCGTCCAGGAGGCCCTTTCCAACGCCGCCCGGCACGCGCACGCCTCCCGGGTCGGCGTCACCCTCTCCTTCCTCGGCGACTTCCCGGGCGGCGAGGTCATCCTCGACATCCGCGACGACGGCACCGGCTTCGACCTGCTCGCCGTGCCCGCCCGCAGCCGGGCCGGCGGCTTCGGCCTGGACGGCATGCGGGCCCGCGCCGAACGCATCGCCGGCTCCCTGACCGTGGAGTCCGAACCGGGGCTCGGCACCGCACTGTCGGCGCGCGTACCGTTGGTCCGCCATGACAACTGA
- a CDS encoding ABC transporter permease translates to MNTAVLRTEFRLFRREPGAVFWVFLFPTLLLVILGSIPSFRDADKSLGGLRPVDAYVPVAVLIALIMAGVQTLPQALTGHRERGILRRMRLTPVRPSALLSAQMAVQGTVALGSALLALLVGRLAFDVRLPKQPGGYLLALLLAATAALALGSVVSALSRTTKIASAIGSAVFFPMMFCAGVWIPVQEMPHTMARVVQLTPFGAAARALDRAAAGHWPGWEHLGVLALWALLLTAGAARWFRWD, encoded by the coding sequence ATGAACACCGCCGTCCTGCGCACCGAGTTCCGGCTGTTCCGCCGCGAACCCGGCGCCGTCTTCTGGGTCTTCCTGTTCCCGACGCTGCTGCTGGTGATCCTCGGCTCGATCCCCTCCTTCCGGGACGCCGACAAGTCCCTGGGCGGCCTGCGCCCGGTCGACGCGTACGTCCCCGTCGCCGTGCTGATCGCCCTGATCATGGCCGGGGTGCAGACCCTGCCCCAGGCGCTCACCGGCCACCGGGAGCGGGGCATCCTGCGCCGGATGCGGCTCACCCCCGTACGGCCCTCCGCGCTGCTGTCCGCGCAGATGGCCGTGCAGGGCACGGTCGCCCTCGGCTCGGCGCTGCTGGCACTCCTCGTCGGCCGCCTGGCCTTCGACGTACGGCTGCCGAAGCAGCCCGGCGGATACCTGCTGGCCCTGCTCCTCGCGGCCACGGCCGCTCTCGCCCTCGGCTCGGTCGTCTCGGCGCTGTCCCGCACCACGAAGATCGCGAGCGCGATCGGCTCGGCGGTGTTCTTCCCGATGATGTTCTGCGCGGGTGTGTGGATCCCGGTCCAGGAGATGCCGCACACCATGGCCCGGGTGGTGCAGCTGACCCCGTTCGGCGCGGCGGCCCGCGCCCTGGACCGCGCCGCCGCCGGCCACTGGCCCGGCTGGGAGCACCTGGGCGTCCTCGCCCTCTGGGCGCTCCTGCTGACCGCGGGCGCCGCCCGCTGGTTCCGCTGGGACTAG
- a CDS encoding ABC transporter ATP-binding protein, which translates to MPTVIEVTDLRKSYGGRPVVDGVSLAVEEGEIFGILGPNGAGKTTTVECVEGLRVPDAGRVRVTGLDPVADHDKVARVLGAQLQESELQPKLTVREALELYASFYPTPLDWPPLAERLGLTDKLATRFGRLSGGQKQRLFIALALIGNPRVVVLDELTTGLDPRARRDTWKLIEDVRERGVTVLLVTHFMEEAQRLCDRIAVIDKGRVAALDTPAGLIRRSAGATVISFTPSAPLDDHDLAALPALASIERKDGRITLSGTDETVNAVITLLARHRVTAHQLRVVDATLDDAFLDLTKEEAA; encoded by the coding sequence ATGCCAACCGTCATCGAAGTGACAGACCTGCGCAAGTCGTACGGCGGCCGGCCCGTCGTGGACGGGGTGAGTCTCGCCGTCGAGGAGGGCGAGATCTTCGGGATCCTCGGGCCGAACGGCGCCGGCAAGACCACCACCGTGGAGTGCGTGGAGGGGCTGCGGGTGCCCGACGCGGGCCGGGTCCGGGTCACCGGGCTCGATCCCGTCGCCGACCACGACAAGGTCGCCCGCGTCCTCGGCGCCCAGCTCCAGGAGAGCGAGCTCCAGCCCAAGCTCACCGTCCGCGAGGCTCTCGAGCTGTACGCCTCCTTCTACCCGACGCCGCTCGACTGGCCGCCGCTCGCCGAACGCCTCGGGCTCACCGACAAGCTCGCCACCCGCTTCGGCAGGCTGTCCGGCGGGCAGAAGCAACGGCTCTTCATCGCACTGGCGTTGATCGGGAACCCGCGGGTCGTCGTCCTCGACGAACTGACCACCGGGCTGGACCCGCGGGCCCGGCGGGACACCTGGAAGCTGATCGAGGACGTCCGGGAGCGCGGCGTCACCGTCCTGCTCGTCACCCACTTCATGGAGGAGGCGCAGCGGCTCTGCGACCGGATCGCGGTGATCGACAAGGGGCGGGTCGCCGCGCTCGACACCCCTGCCGGACTGATCCGCCGCAGCGCCGGCGCCACCGTCATCAGCTTCACCCCGTCCGCACCCCTGGACGACCACGACCTCGCCGCCCTCCCCGCCCTCGCCTCCATCGAACGCAAGGACGGCCGGATCACGCTCTCCGGCACCGACGAGACCGTCAACGCCGTCATCACCCTGCTCGCCCGGCACCGCGTCACCGCCCACCAGCTCCGGGTCGTGGACGCCACCCTCGACGACGCGTTCCTCGACCTGACGAAGGAGGAAGCAGCATGA
- a CDS encoding ABC transporter ATP-binding protein, which produces MPPKRATTKDRSAVRILLRLWPYVRPVRLRLSVAAFVAIVASCTGLVIPLVLKWMVDGPVADRDPAGVWLGALYLLLLGIAEALLFGLRRWLVARPLSRVEAGMRADLYGHLQRLPVAFHDRWASGQLLSRATTDLMLLRMFLAFPLTFLLVNGVTILVGVLIMLAQDWTLGLVILGPTIPVIWTCVIFEKRYAEVARLAQDQVGDLTTVVEESVLGIRIIKGFGRHRSQAHAFRELVRTLRGTELRKARMLAMIWGVIVTLPEVAIGAALLWGSIQVAEDGLSAGTLVAFLSTALALRWPVESIGFLLAMSQEAATATERFFEVRDASEEGADASSGAGARGLSAQFPAPLQGAAPSRPARGAESAAGHDGAGPDGGPLAPVPVPDGIRFENVQFRYPDAAPGSAPTLELVDLHIRPGESMALVGATGSGKTTLTALIPRLHELTSGRITLDGVDIAAMPREELRSLVAVAFEEPTLFSASVGENVLMGAAEGAGEPELSRALAVAQADFAHALPQGTATQVGEQGLSLSGGQRQRLALARAVVGRPRFLVLDDPLSALDVHTEAAVEAALRDVLADTTALIVAHRPSTVLLADRVALLSGGRVTAVGTHHELLRSNAEYAHLMSGEDHRR; this is translated from the coding sequence ATGCCTCCGAAACGTGCAACCACCAAGGACCGGTCCGCCGTCCGCATTCTGCTGCGCCTGTGGCCGTACGTACGGCCGGTGCGGCTGCGGCTGTCCGTCGCCGCGTTCGTGGCGATCGTCGCCTCCTGTACGGGGCTCGTCATCCCCCTCGTCCTCAAGTGGATGGTGGACGGGCCGGTGGCCGACCGCGACCCGGCCGGGGTGTGGCTCGGCGCGCTGTACCTGCTGCTGCTCGGCATCGCGGAGGCACTGCTCTTCGGTCTGCGCCGCTGGCTGGTCGCCAGGCCGCTCTCACGCGTCGAGGCGGGGATGCGGGCGGACCTGTACGGCCATCTGCAGCGGTTGCCGGTCGCCTTCCACGACCGGTGGGCCTCCGGCCAGCTGCTCTCCCGGGCCACCACCGACCTGATGCTGCTCCGCATGTTCCTCGCGTTCCCGCTGACCTTCCTCCTGGTGAACGGGGTGACGATCCTCGTCGGTGTGCTGATCATGCTGGCCCAGGACTGGACGCTGGGCCTGGTCATCCTGGGCCCCACGATCCCGGTGATCTGGACCTGTGTGATCTTCGAGAAGCGGTACGCGGAGGTGGCGCGGCTCGCCCAGGACCAGGTCGGCGACCTGACGACGGTGGTCGAGGAGAGCGTGCTCGGCATCCGCATCATCAAGGGCTTCGGCCGCCACCGCAGCCAGGCGCACGCGTTCCGCGAACTGGTGCGGACCCTGCGGGGCACGGAGCTGCGCAAGGCGCGGATGCTGGCGATGATCTGGGGCGTCATCGTGACGCTGCCGGAGGTGGCGATCGGGGCGGCTCTGCTGTGGGGGTCGATCCAGGTCGCGGAGGACGGGCTGAGCGCGGGCACACTGGTGGCGTTCCTGTCGACGGCGCTCGCGCTGAGATGGCCGGTGGAGTCGATCGGGTTCCTGCTGGCGATGAGCCAGGAGGCGGCGACGGCGACGGAGCGCTTCTTCGAGGTGCGGGACGCGTCGGAGGAGGGCGCCGATGCGTCGTCGGGTGCGGGTGCGCGGGGGCTGAGCGCGCAGTTCCCCGCACCCCTTCAGGGCGCTGCGCCGAGCCGCCCCGCAAGGGGCGCGGAGAGCGCGGCCGGCCACGACGGCGCCGGGCCCGACGGCGGCCCCCTCGCCCCGGTCCCGGTGCCCGACGGCATCCGCTTCGAGAACGTGCAGTTCCGTTACCCCGACGCCGCCCCCGGTTCCGCCCCGACGCTCGAACTCGTCGACCTGCACATCCGCCCCGGCGAGTCGATGGCCCTCGTCGGTGCCACCGGCAGCGGCAAGACCACCCTCACCGCGCTCATCCCCCGCCTGCACGAGCTGACTTCGGGGCGGATCACCCTCGACGGCGTGGACATCGCCGCCATGCCCCGCGAGGAACTCCGCTCCCTCGTGGCGGTCGCCTTCGAGGAGCCCACCCTCTTCTCCGCCTCCGTCGGTGAGAACGTGCTCATGGGAGCCGCCGAGGGCGCCGGGGAGCCGGAGCTGTCCCGTGCCCTCGCCGTCGCCCAGGCGGACTTCGCGCACGCCCTCCCGCAGGGCACCGCGACGCAGGTCGGTGAGCAGGGCCTCAGTCTCTCCGGCGGCCAGCGGCAGCGCCTCGCGCTCGCGCGGGCGGTCGTCGGCCGGCCCCGCTTCCTCGTCCTCGACGACCCGCTCTCCGCGCTGGACGTGCACACGGAGGCAGCCGTGGAGGCGGCGTTGCGCGACGTGCTCGCCGACACCACCGCGCTGATCGTCGCCCACCGCCCCTCCACCGTCCTGCTCGCCGACCGCGTCGCCCTGCTCTCCGGCGGCCGGGTCACCGCCGTCGGCACGCACCACGAACTCCTGCGCAGCAACGCCGAGTACGCCCACCTGATGTCCGGGGAGGATCACCGCCGATGA
- a CDS encoding ABC transporter ATP-binding protein, protein MTAATSLPAPDEDDERRHPDPAGTSGGDPFDRDVLPTPPGATATLLRSLLAPMKARVAVTTFLLLLQQAAVQAGPLLVAYAIDTAVPAFRRHDHGPLFAVAAGYGVSALLSGGLQYAFVEASARVNQDVLLDLRGRIFRHAQALSIDFHERYTSGRLISRSTTDVESLRELLTEGLQELVTVILSFLYISAMLLWLDLGLGAVAVASFVPLYLLVRLYQRRAVRVYKARSTAIAAVIVKFVETMNGIRPVRAFRREAANDAEFAVLNRRHERTNGDALLEMARYVVGSRLVANTSVAVIVLWGAYRVASGSLELGVLAAAVLYLRRLYDPIDRLGMFLNSYQSAAASLEKIAGLLAQTPSVPEPSVPRELPPRVTELPGREVVFDGVRFAYRTGGEVLPVFDLTLPAGQTVAVVGSTGAGKSTLAKLLARFYDPSDGRVLLDGVDLRELTVPELRRGVVMVTQEAFLFSGTVAENIAIGRPDATREEIEQAAKAIGAHEFIAALPDGYDTDVRKRGGRISAGQRQLVAFARALLADPAVLILDEATSSLDIPGERAVQRAMSTVLKGRTAVVIAHRLSTVEIADRVLVMEHGRIVEDGRPAELIAGTGRFADLHRAWRDSLA, encoded by the coding sequence ATGACCGCAGCCACCTCCCTCCCCGCCCCCGACGAGGACGACGAGCGCCGGCACCCGGACCCGGCCGGCACCTCCGGCGGCGACCCGTTCGACCGGGACGTCCTGCCCACCCCGCCCGGCGCCACCGCCACCCTGCTGCGCTCGCTCCTCGCCCCCATGAAGGCGAGGGTCGCCGTCACCACGTTCCTCCTGCTGCTGCAGCAGGCGGCGGTGCAGGCGGGCCCGCTGCTGGTGGCGTACGCCATCGACACGGCCGTCCCGGCGTTCCGTCGCCACGACCACGGCCCGCTGTTCGCGGTGGCCGCCGGGTACGGCGTGAGCGCGCTGCTCTCGGGCGGCCTCCAGTACGCGTTCGTCGAGGCCTCCGCCCGCGTCAACCAGGACGTCCTGCTCGACCTGCGCGGCCGCATCTTCCGGCACGCGCAGGCGCTGAGCATCGACTTCCACGAGCGCTACACGTCGGGCCGACTCATCTCCCGCTCCACCACGGACGTCGAGTCGCTGCGCGAGCTGCTGACCGAGGGCCTCCAGGAGCTGGTCACGGTCATCCTCTCCTTCCTCTACATCTCGGCGATGCTGCTCTGGCTGGATCTCGGCCTCGGCGCGGTCGCGGTGGCCAGCTTCGTACCGCTGTACCTGCTGGTCCGGCTGTACCAGCGGCGCGCGGTGCGGGTGTACAAGGCGCGGTCCACGGCGATCGCGGCGGTGATCGTGAAGTTCGTGGAGACGATGAACGGCATCCGCCCGGTGCGCGCGTTCCGCCGGGAGGCCGCCAACGACGCCGAGTTCGCGGTGCTGAACCGCCGCCACGAGCGGACCAACGGCGACGCCCTGCTCGAGATGGCGCGGTACGTGGTCGGCTCCCGGCTGGTCGCCAACACCTCGGTCGCGGTGATCGTGCTGTGGGGCGCCTACCGGGTGGCGTCCGGCTCGCTGGAGCTGGGCGTCCTGGCCGCGGCCGTCCTCTACCTGCGGCGGCTGTACGACCCGATCGACCGCCTCGGCATGTTCCTCAACTCCTACCAGTCGGCCGCGGCCTCCCTGGAGAAGATCGCGGGCCTGCTGGCCCAGACCCCGTCCGTGCCGGAGCCCTCAGTCCCGAGGGAACTGCCCCCACGGGTGACCGAACTCCCGGGCCGCGAGGTCGTCTTCGACGGTGTCCGCTTCGCCTACCGCACCGGCGGCGAGGTGCTGCCCGTCTTCGACCTCACCCTCCCGGCCGGGCAGACGGTCGCGGTCGTCGGCTCCACCGGGGCCGGCAAGTCGACGCTCGCCAAGCTCCTCGCCCGCTTCTACGACCCCTCCGACGGCCGGGTCCTCCTGGACGGCGTGGACCTGCGCGAACTGACCGTGCCGGAGCTGCGCCGCGGGGTGGTGATGGTCACCCAGGAGGCGTTCCTGTTCTCCGGCACGGTCGCGGAGAACATCGCCATCGGCCGCCCGGACGCCACCCGTGAGGAGATCGAGCAGGCGGCCAAGGCGATCGGCGCCCATGAGTTCATCGCCGCGCTGCCCGACGGGTACGACACGGACGTCCGCAAGCGCGGCGGCCGCATCTCGGCCGGACAGCGCCAACTGGTCGCGTTCGCGCGCGCCCTGCTCGCCGACCCTGCGGTGCTGATCCTCGACGAGGCGACCAGTTCCCTGGACATCCCCGGCGAACGGGCCGTGCAGCGGGCGATGTCGACGGTCCTCAAGGGCCGTACGGCGGTGGTGATCGCGCACCGGCTGTCCACCGTGGAGATCGCCGACCGGGTGCTGGTGATGGAGCACGGCCGCATCGTCGAGGACGGCCGCCCGGCCGAGCTCATCGCGGGCACGGGCCGGTTCGCGGATCTGCACCGGGCGTGGCGGGACAGCCTGGCCTAG
- a CDS encoding ABC transporter ATP-binding protein: protein MIDAYEDPGTPDTRGGWSYLWWLVACQPGRSLAGALLGSVWLTLMAGTPYLMARAVDDGLVPGRMGVLAGWTAAIFVLGAVNAWISIMRHRTMTRVRMDAYFRTIKVLMGQTVRLGAELSRRSDAGEVVTIGVGDVHTIAQALTVVGPGVGAVVVYGVVAGLLLTISPLLAGVVLLGVPVVALVAGPLARRLQGRETEYRERQGVLTARIGDLAGGLRVLNGLGGKGLFADAFRRDSQHLRAQGYRVGAVASWVQALGMGLPTVFLAVVTWIAARMAARGDITVGQLVSVYGYVAVLVGPVAFFLDMGYQLSRGVVAARRVVRLLRHEPRPDEGTRRPPAGPAVLHDPESGVRLRPGRLTALVSAGATETGAVVDRLGRYTHSDVTWGDVRLDTVPLPEVRARILVADNDADLFAGPLIDVITGSVNAPRRDAGNGATSHDGAAPADASHAAPSAARLAQALHTAAAEDIVRALPHGLDSDLTAQARNLSGGQRQRIRLVRALLTDPEVLLAVEPTSALDAHTEALVAERLRTARAGRTTLLTTTSPLLLAQADEVVFLVDGKVAATGTHEGLLDSAPGYRALVARDTEDEEFAR, encoded by the coding sequence GTGATCGACGCGTACGAGGATCCGGGGACGCCCGACACGCGCGGCGGGTGGTCCTACCTGTGGTGGCTGGTGGCCTGCCAGCCGGGCCGCTCGCTCGCCGGGGCGCTGCTGGGCAGTGTCTGGCTGACGCTGATGGCCGGGACGCCGTACCTGATGGCCCGGGCCGTGGACGACGGCCTGGTGCCGGGCCGTATGGGGGTGCTGGCCGGGTGGACGGCGGCGATCTTCGTCCTGGGCGCGGTCAACGCCTGGATCAGCATCATGCGCCACCGCACGATGACCCGGGTGCGGATGGACGCCTACTTCCGCACGATCAAGGTACTCATGGGACAGACGGTCCGGCTCGGCGCCGAGCTGTCGCGCCGGTCCGACGCGGGGGAGGTCGTGACGATCGGCGTCGGCGACGTGCACACCATCGCGCAGGCGCTGACCGTCGTCGGCCCCGGGGTGGGCGCGGTCGTCGTGTACGGGGTGGTGGCCGGGCTGCTGCTGACGATCTCGCCCCTGCTGGCCGGCGTGGTGCTGCTCGGGGTGCCGGTGGTGGCGCTCGTCGCGGGGCCGCTGGCCCGGCGGCTGCAGGGCAGGGAGACCGAGTACCGGGAACGCCAGGGCGTCCTGACGGCCCGTATCGGTGACCTCGCGGGCGGTCTGCGCGTCCTCAACGGCCTGGGCGGCAAGGGCCTGTTCGCGGACGCCTTCCGCCGCGACTCCCAGCACCTGCGCGCCCAGGGCTACCGAGTGGGTGCGGTCGCCAGCTGGGTCCAGGCGCTGGGCATGGGCCTGCCGACGGTGTTCCTCGCGGTGGTGACCTGGATCGCCGCCCGGATGGCCGCCCGCGGCGACATCACGGTCGGCCAGCTGGTCTCGGTGTACGGCTATGTCGCGGTCCTGGTCGGCCCGGTGGCCTTCTTCCTCGACATGGGCTACCAGCTCAGCCGCGGCGTGGTGGCCGCCCGCCGGGTCGTCCGCCTGCTGCGCCACGAGCCACGGCCGGACGAGGGCACCCGGCGGCCCCCGGCCGGCCCCGCCGTCCTGCACGACCCCGAGTCCGGCGTACGGCTGCGCCCCGGCCGTCTGACGGCCCTGGTGAGCGCCGGCGCGACGGAGACGGGGGCGGTGGTGGACCGCCTGGGCCGCTACACCCACTCCGACGTGACCTGGGGAGACGTACGACTGGACACCGTCCCGCTCCCGGAGGTCCGCGCCCGCATCCTGGTCGCCGACAACGATGCCGACCTGTTCGCGGGCCCCCTGATCGATGTCATCACCGGAAGCGTCAACGCGCCCCGCAGGGACGCGGGGAACGGCGCGACCAGCCACGACGGCGCCGCACCCGCCGACGCTTCCCACGCCGCACCCTCTGCCGCGCGCCTCGCCCAGGCCCTCCACACCGCCGCCGCCGAGGACATCGTCCGCGCCCTCCCCCACGGCCTCGACTCCGACCTCACCGCCCAGGCCCGCAACCTCTCCGGCGGCCAACGCCAACGCATCCGCCTCGTACGGGCTTTGCTCACCGACCCCGAGGTCCTCCTCGCCGTGGAACCCACCTCCGCCCTCGACGCCCACACCGAGGCCCTGGTGGCGGAGCGCCTGCGCACCGCCCGCGCCGGCCGCACCACCCTCCTCACCACCACCTCCCCGCTGCTGCTGGCCCAGGCCGACGAGGTGGTCTTCCTGGTCGACGGCAAGGTCGCCGCGACCGGCACGCACGAGGGCCTGCTGGACAGCGCACCCGGCTACCGCGCCCTCGTGGCCCGGGACACGGAGGACGAGGAGTTCGCAAGGTGA
- a CDS encoding ABC transporter ATP-binding protein, producing MTTSQLPVAGRADVRRATLRLVRADRGPFAAALLLNAAAAGTGLVGPWLVGRIVDEVRAGGGVAAVDHLARWILLCSLAELLLARSARYLGHRFGERTLARVREEFVDRALALPASVVERAGTGDLTARGTGDVNTVGTTLRDAGPELLVNTVQAVFVMGAVFVLDPALAAFGVLGLTPIWFALRWYLRRARDGYLAEGAATSGVAEIVTATVAGARTVEAFRLQEQRITASRDALETNRKARFYTLWLRTVFFPAVEVSYSVPVAGVLLVGGLLHTGVGVVVSAALYLRQFTEPLDQILIRVEQLQSSSASFARVEGLARAPRAAADSGAPAPSDDRIEVRGVRYAYERGGEVLRGVDLTVRPGERLAVVGPSGAGKTTLSRLLAGVDAPGSGTVTVGGVPVAGLAPERLRRQVVLVTQEHHVFLGTVRDNLLIAEPDATDADLWAALTAVGADDWVRGLPGGLDTPLGTGGADGTATDGARAQQLALARVVLADPHTLILDEATALLDPATARHTERALAAVLEGRTVIAIAHRLHTAHDADRVAVMEDGLLTELGTHEELVAAGGAYAALWSTWHGDMAP from the coding sequence GTGACGACGAGCCAACTCCCGGTCGCCGGCCGCGCCGACGTACGCCGGGCCACCCTCCGCCTGGTGCGGGCGGATCGCGGTCCCTTCGCCGCCGCGCTGCTGCTGAACGCGGCGGCGGCCGGCACCGGACTGGTCGGCCCCTGGCTGGTCGGCCGGATCGTGGACGAGGTACGGGCCGGTGGCGGAGTCGCCGCCGTGGACCACCTCGCCCGGTGGATCCTGCTCTGTTCCCTCGCCGAGCTGCTGCTCGCCCGCTCCGCCCGTTACCTCGGCCACCGCTTCGGCGAGCGCACGCTGGCCCGCGTCCGCGAGGAGTTCGTGGACCGGGCGCTCGCCCTGCCCGCGTCGGTGGTGGAGCGGGCCGGCACCGGCGACCTGACCGCACGCGGCACCGGCGACGTGAACACCGTCGGCACCACCCTTCGGGACGCCGGTCCCGAGCTGCTGGTCAACACGGTGCAGGCGGTGTTCGTGATGGGCGCGGTGTTCGTCCTGGACCCCGCGCTGGCCGCGTTCGGGGTGCTCGGGCTGACCCCGATCTGGTTCGCGCTGCGCTGGTACCTGCGCCGGGCCCGGGACGGCTACCTCGCCGAGGGCGCGGCCACCTCCGGGGTCGCGGAGATCGTCACGGCGACGGTGGCGGGCGCCCGTACGGTGGAGGCGTTCCGGCTCCAGGAGCAGCGGATCACGGCGAGCCGGGACGCGCTGGAGACCAACCGGAAGGCCCGGTTCTACACCCTGTGGCTGCGCACTGTGTTCTTCCCGGCCGTCGAGGTGTCGTACTCGGTGCCGGTGGCCGGGGTGCTGCTGGTCGGCGGGCTGCTGCACACGGGCGTCGGGGTGGTGGTGTCGGCGGCACTGTATCTGCGGCAGTTCACCGAACCGCTGGACCAGATCCTGATCCGGGTGGAGCAACTCCAGTCCAGCAGCGCCTCGTTCGCCCGGGTGGAGGGGCTGGCGCGGGCCCCGCGGGCGGCGGCGGACAGCGGGGCGCCGGCGCCGTCGGACGACCGGATCGAGGTGCGCGGGGTGCGGTACGCCTACGAGCGCGGCGGCGAGGTGCTGCGCGGGGTGGACCTCACGGTGCGGCCCGGGGAGCGGCTCGCGGTGGTGGGCCCTTCCGGCGCCGGGAAGACGACGCTGAGCCGGCTGCTGGCGGGCGTGGACGCGCCCGGGTCGGGCACGGTGACCGTGGGCGGGGTGCCGGTCGCGGGGCTGGCACCGGAGCGGCTGCGGCGCCAGGTCGTCCTGGTCACCCAGGAGCACCACGTCTTCCTCGGCACGGTCCGGGACAACCTGCTGATCGCCGAACCGGACGCGACCGACGCGGACCTGTGGGCGGCGCTGACCGCCGTCGGCGCCGACGACTGGGTGCGCGGCCTGCCCGGCGGTCTCGACACCCCGCTCGGCACGGGCGGCGCGGACGGCACGGCCACCGACGGCGCTCGGGCCCAGCAGCTCGCGCTGGCCCGGGTGGTGCTGGCCGACCCGCACACGCTGATCCTGGACGAGGCGACCGCGCTGCTGGACCCGGCGACCGCCCGGCACACCGAGCGCGCGCTGGCCGCCGTACTCGAAGGCCGTACGGTCATCGCCATCGCGCACCGGCTGCACACCGCCCACGACGCCGACCGGGTGGCCGTGATGGAGGACGGCCTCCTCACCGAACTCGGCACGCACGAGGAGCTGGTGGCGGCGGGCGGGGCGTACGCGGCACTGTGGTCGACCTGGCACGGGGACATGGCGCCCTGA